From one Mytilus trossulus isolate FHL-02 chromosome 10, PNRI_Mtr1.1.1.hap1, whole genome shotgun sequence genomic stretch:
- the LOC134686699 gene encoding uncharacterized protein LOC134686699 — protein sequence MHWKSFHNLSKPILSFTKQIWLQMNTVHNVAATGFNQGNHYDSNRPSYTDEAIRYIVDVLSELSPLNRKDLKYDVLELGAGTGKFTEKITSCISQDVKYLASEPSESFLGVLRNKVPSFVDCASCTADALPLPNNSVKLIIAAQCFHWFANHENLQELYRVLVPGGRFVMLWNNKDRSIPWVKPMEDILTQYYDEDTPRAVTYKWKQVIESFSGFTLKNHQLLPGIQMKGDRDFVVGHFSSISVISRLSQEEKQEALAKFYNVLGSSEMTKDLSEIQIPFHTEIYDVEKMVL from the exons ATGCATTGGAAATCATTTCATAATTTGTCGAAGCCTATCTTAAGTTTTACCAAACAAATTTGGCTCCAAATGAATACTGTACATAATGTTGCAGCTACTGGGTTTAACCAG GGCAATCATTATGACTCAAACAGACCATCATATACAGACGAGGCTATACGATATATAGTAGATGTATtgtcagagttatctccccttaacagAAAAG ATCTCAAATATGATGTTTTAGAACTTGGTGCAGGAACAGGAAAATTTACAGAGAAAATAACTTCATGTATATCTCAA GATGTGAAATATTTAGCTTCAGAACCATCTGAGTCTTTCCTTGGAGTGCTGAGGAATAAAGTTCCAAGTTTTGTGGATTGTGCTTCATGTACAGCTGATGCCTTACCTTTACCAAATAACTCTGTCAAG TTAATTATTGCTGCACAGTGTTTCCATTGGTTTGCGAATCATGAAAATCTACAAGAACTGTACAGAGTGCTGGTACCTGGAGGACGGTTTG TGATGTTATGGAACAATAAAGACAGGAGTATCCCGTGGGTGAAGCCTATGGAAGATATCTTAACACAGTATTATGATGAAGACACCCCCAGGGCTGTTACTTATAAATGGAAACAAGTGATAGAAAGTTTCTCTggatttactttaaaaaatcatcaGTTATTGCCTGGGATACAAATGAAG ggCGATAGAGATTTTGTTGTTGGACATTTTTCTTCAATCAGTGTTATATCCCGCTTATCTCAAGAAGAAAAACAAGAGGCCCTTGCTAAATTCTACAATGTTCTGGGTAGTAGTGAGATGACCAAAGATTTGTCTGAAATACAAATTCCATTTCATACAGAAATTTATGATGTAGAAAAGATGGTgctataa